A genome region from Triticum aestivum cultivar Chinese Spring chromosome 2B, IWGSC CS RefSeq v2.1, whole genome shotgun sequence includes the following:
- the LOC123039824 gene encoding vegetative cell wall protein gp1, translated as MEQRMAMATAWTREKRLPSVALTLTVPLQQGAVMAIDANCRRLQASLRSSRPRPLRPSSIPSSPATAARRLACRSPASQPPSPELGHGAANRSSARLRPCPRPAPVAPRPSRPPPRQAAARRSTSSTVSRRRPAPFIAFSARSGEALLSQPRPRHQVAAPPHRRPAAPSHSVSYPCSCTCAGDAPGRLASGLLLAHGPPAPSRLSGETPVLPQPLRLKPPRRSSPPRVPRPN; from the exons ATGGAACAGAGAATGGCGATGGCAACAGCGTGGACGAGGGAGAAGAGGCTGCCGAGCGTTGCTCTCACTCTCACTGTCCCGCTGCAACAGGGAGCCGTCATGGCCATCGACGCCAACTGCCGCCGCCTGCAGGCCTCGCTCCGATCCAGCCGCCCAAGACCTCTCCGCCCCAGTTCCATCCCATCCTCGCCGGCCACCGCAGCTCGCCGCCTCGCCTGCCGGAGCCCCGCGTCCCAGCCGCCGTCACCCGAGCTTGGCCATGGCGCCGCCAACAGGAGCTCCGCCCGCCTCCGGCCATGTCCTCGGCCGGCTCCTGTAGCCCCGCGCCCGTCCCGGCCTCCTCCACGCCAAGCAGCAGCTCGTCGGAGCACGAGCTCCACCGT CTCCCGCCGCCGCCCTGCTCCGTTCATCGCCTTCTCCGCAAGATCCGGCGAGGCCCTGCTTTCCCAGCCTCGTCCCCGCCAccaggtcgccgcgccgccccaccgGAGACCAGCAGCGCCGTCGCACTCCGTGTCCTATCCCTGCTCGTGTACGTGCGCAGGAGACGCGCCAGGTCGCCTCGCTTCAGGCCTCCTCCTCGCCCATGGGCCACCAGCACCGAGCCGGCTTTCTGGTGAGACCCCAGTCCTGCCTCAGCCACTACGCCTGAAGCCGCCCCGCCGCAGCTCGCCTCCTCGCGTGCCTCGCCCCAACTGA